In Streptomyces sp. RFCAC02, the following proteins share a genomic window:
- a CDS encoding response regulator transcription factor, with protein sequence MPRVLLVEDDPAVRKGVELALGHQGYDVIAATTGEEGLARLASARPDVVVLDLMLPGLSGLDVCRRIRERDQVPIIMVTARGDDVDMVVGLEAGADDYVVKPVRARVLDARIRAVLRRIGPTVAEGIRPLPETHGTLTIDRTGLVVSHEGAQLQLAPSELRLLLTLSASPGQVLSRQQLLEAVWEHDYHGDIRLVDACVKRLRGKLGSAARYVRTVRGFGYCFRTS encoded by the coding sequence ATGCCCCGAGTCCTGCTCGTCGAAGACGACCCAGCCGTCCGCAAGGGCGTCGAACTGGCTCTGGGCCACCAGGGATATGACGTGATCGCCGCCACGACGGGCGAGGAGGGACTGGCGCGGCTGGCGTCCGCGCGCCCCGATGTCGTCGTCCTCGACCTGATGCTGCCGGGGCTCTCCGGCCTCGACGTCTGCCGCCGCATCCGGGAGCGCGACCAGGTCCCGATCATCATGGTGACGGCGCGGGGCGACGACGTCGACATGGTGGTCGGCCTGGAGGCGGGCGCGGACGACTACGTGGTGAAGCCGGTGCGGGCGCGGGTGCTCGACGCGCGGATACGGGCGGTGCTGCGCCGTATCGGCCCCACCGTCGCGGAGGGCATACGGCCCCTGCCCGAGACGCACGGCACGCTGACGATCGACAGGACCGGCCTCGTCGTCTCCCACGAGGGCGCACAGCTGCAACTCGCCCCCTCCGAACTCCGCCTGCTGCTGACGCTGTCCGCGTCGCCAGGCCAGGTGCTGAGCCGCCAGCAGCTCCTCGAAGCCGTCTGGGAGCACGACTACCACGGCGACATACGGCTGGTGGACGCCTGCGTGAAGCGGCTGCGGGGGAAGCTGGGCAGCGCCGCCCGGTACGTCCGGACGGTGCGCGGCTTCGGCTACTGCTTCCGGACCTCGTGA
- a CDS encoding HAMP domain-containing sensor histidine kinase: MWAKAVRFLRGLRVRLVVGFAVVAAVSALGTGLLAFREARTGVLQRSQDVVIEQFRDSIDAFAPGVPSAPTGEELTALVDSVARAHRSQGWQVLATYEDTRAASGPDGAFARLSPELREAVAERASAVFQRVDADGRPFLVVGLPVTYASASGGSYLSGVAFYLVVPQDTEEAYVQAIIAAVEHATVYALGGAVLLALLAARGVLRPLRALRGATRRMAEGHLDVRLDVQGSDELAELSRTFNDTAAALEQSVAELRRLEVQARRFAADVSHELRTPLAAMAAVTDVLDEGAPRLDPETGDAVRLISEETARLSRLVEDLMEMSRFDAGAAALALDEIDVAESLRRTLAARGWTDERVVARLPAPGTLRARLDPRRLDVVVANLVGNALRHGAAPVRVSLGVRHDRTEGAWLIIEVADEGRGIPEEALPHIFERFYKADATRARSESSGLGLAITAENVHLHGGRVHAANRPRGGAVFTVELPVRRA; encoded by the coding sequence ATGTGGGCGAAGGCGGTGCGGTTCCTGCGCGGGCTGCGGGTCCGCCTCGTCGTCGGCTTCGCCGTCGTCGCCGCCGTCAGCGCCCTCGGCACCGGGCTGCTGGCCTTCCGCGAGGCGCGCACGGGGGTGCTGCAGCGCAGTCAGGACGTGGTGATCGAGCAGTTCCGCGACAGCATCGACGCCTTCGCGCCCGGCGTGCCCTCGGCCCCGACCGGTGAGGAGCTGACCGCCCTCGTCGACTCCGTGGCGCGGGCGCACCGGTCGCAGGGCTGGCAGGTGCTCGCCACCTACGAGGACACCCGTGCCGCCTCGGGTCCCGACGGCGCCTTCGCGAGGCTGAGCCCCGAGCTGCGCGAGGCGGTGGCGGAGCGGGCCTCGGCCGTCTTCCAGCGGGTGGACGCCGACGGCCGGCCCTTCCTGGTCGTCGGGCTGCCGGTCACCTACGCGTCGGCGTCCGGCGGGTCGTACCTCTCCGGGGTCGCGTTCTACCTCGTCGTCCCGCAGGACACGGAAGAGGCGTATGTGCAGGCCATCATCGCCGCCGTCGAGCACGCCACGGTGTACGCGCTCGGCGGGGCCGTCCTGCTCGCGCTGCTGGCGGCCAGGGGGGTGCTGCGGCCCCTGCGCGCGCTGCGCGGGGCGACCCGCAGGATGGCCGAGGGCCACCTCGATGTGCGGCTCGACGTGCAGGGGTCCGACGAACTCGCCGAACTCTCAAGGACGTTCAACGACACGGCGGCGGCCCTCGAACAGTCGGTCGCCGAGCTGCGGCGGCTGGAGGTGCAGGCCCGGCGCTTCGCGGCCGACGTGTCGCACGAGCTGCGGACGCCGCTGGCCGCGATGGCGGCCGTCACCGATGTGCTGGACGAGGGGGCGCCCCGGCTCGACCCGGAGACCGGGGACGCGGTGCGGCTGATCAGCGAGGAGACCGCGCGGCTCAGCAGACTGGTCGAGGACCTGATGGAGATGTCCCGGTTCGACGCGGGCGCCGCGGCGCTCGCCCTGGACGAGATCGACGTGGCCGAGTCGCTGCGCCGCACGCTGGCCGCGCGCGGCTGGACCGACGAGCGGGTGGTGGCCCGGCTGCCCGCGCCCGGTACGCTGCGGGCCCGGCTCGATCCGCGCCGGCTCGACGTCGTGGTCGCGAACCTGGTGGGCAACGCGCTGCGGCACGGCGCCGCGCCCGTGCGGGTCTCGCTCGGCGTCCGGCACGACCGTACGGAAGGGGCGTGGCTGATCATCGAGGTCGCCGACGAGGGGCGCGGCATTCCCGAGGAGGCCCTGCCCCACATCTTCGAGCGCTTCTACAAGGCGGACGCCACCCGGGCGCGCAGCGAGAGCAGCGGCCTCGGCCTGGCCATCACCGCGGAGAACGTCCACCTGCACGGCGGGCGGGTCCACGCGGCGAACAGGCCGCGGGGCGGAGCCGTCTTCACCGTCGAACTCCCGGTGCGGCGCGCATGA